In Deinococcus misasensis DSM 22328, the following proteins share a genomic window:
- a CDS encoding ATP-grasp domain-containing protein has protein sequence MRVAFVTYSGAPDLSLDDQAVLPHLQPVAAVWNDPHISWQDFDAVVLRSTWDYHLHQQAFLDWLDRLTHLGVQLLNPAALVRWNANKIYLRELQETGIPIIPTRFLTHPERHLLPEVLAEMGFEGVVKPSVSAAAHHTYRISGSLPEEIQTALMNLPEDVDLLVQPFMPEIQHPGEHSLIFFNGHFSHAVLKTPSTGDFRVQGMHGGRFSGTEVSGDLIAQAQQVLRVLPEIPLYARVDGLVRDGQFLLMEIELIEPHLFLRTHPDAARHFALALQEKVASPV, from the coding sequence ATGCGTGTTGCTTTCGTGACCTACTCGGGTGCCCCCGACCTTTCTCTGGACGATCAAGCGGTTTTGCCCCATTTGCAGCCTGTGGCAGCGGTGTGGAACGACCCACACATCAGCTGGCAGGACTTTGATGCTGTGGTTTTACGCAGCACATGGGATTACCACCTGCATCAACAGGCGTTTCTGGATTGGCTCGACCGACTGACCCACCTTGGGGTTCAGCTTTTGAATCCAGCAGCTCTGGTGCGCTGGAACGCCAACAAGATTTATTTGAGAGAATTGCAGGAGACAGGCATCCCCATCATTCCAACCCGCTTTTTGACCCATCCTGAACGGCACTTGCTGCCCGAGGTGCTGGCCGAGATGGGTTTTGAAGGGGTGGTCAAACCTTCAGTGTCGGCAGCAGCGCACCACACCTACCGGATCTCTGGCTCCCTGCCAGAGGAAATCCAGACCGCTTTGATGAACCTGCCTGAAGATGTGGATTTGCTGGTTCAGCCGTTCATGCCTGAAATTCAGCATCCGGGTGAGCACTCTTTGATTTTCTTCAATGGCCATTTCAGCCATGCGGTTCTGAAAACCCCCAGCACAGGCGATTTCAGGGTGCAGGGTATGCATGGAGGCCGTTTTTCGGGCACAGAAGTCTCTGGAGACCTGATTGCACAGGCCCAACAGGTGCTGCGCGTCCTGCCTGAAATTCCCCTTTATGCCCGAGTGGACGGCTTGGTGCGAGACGGGCAATTCCTGTTGATGGAAATCGAACTCATCGAGCCACACCTGTTTCTGAGAACCCACCCTGATGCTGCAAGGCATTTTGCTCTGGCCCTTCAGGAGAAAGTCGCCAGCCCCGTTTGA